In the Nomascus leucogenys isolate Asia chromosome 5, Asia_NLE_v1, whole genome shotgun sequence genome, one interval contains:
- the LOC105737517 gene encoding keratin-associated protein 21-1 isoform X2, with product MCCNYYGNCCGYGSSYGCGCGYVSCYGCGYGSGYGCGYGTGYGCGYGCGYGTGYGCGHGCGYGTGSGSGYGSGSGYCGYQPFCFRRCYSSC from the exons ATGTGTTGCAACTACTATGGCAACTGCTGTGGCTATGGCTCCAGCtatggctgtggctgtggctatGTCTCTTGTTATGGCTGTGGCTATGGCTCCGGCTATGGCTGTGGCTATGGAACTGGCTACGGCTGTGGCTa TGGCTGTGGCTATGGAACTGGCTACGGCTGTGGGCATGGCTGTGGTTATGGAACTGGCTCTGGCTCTGGATATGGCTCTGGCTCTGGCTACTGTGGCTACCAGCCATTTTGCTTTAGAAGATGCTATTCTTCCTGCTAA
- the LOC105737517 gene encoding keratin-associated protein 21-1 isoform X1, with the protein MCCNYYGNCCGYGSSYGCGCGYVSCYGCGYGSGYGCGYGTGYGCGYGSGFGCGYGTGYGYGYGSGSGCGYGTGYGCGHGCGYGTGSGSGYGSGSGYCGYQPFCFRRCYSSC; encoded by the exons ATGTGTTGCAACTACTATGGCAACTGCTGTGGCTATGGCTCCAGCtatggctgtggctgtggctatGTCTCTTGTTATGGCTGTGGCTATGGCTCCGGCTATGGCTGTGGCTATGGAACTGGCTACGGCTGTGGCTatggctctg ggtttggctgtggctATGGAACTGGTTATGGCTATGGATATGGCTCTGGTTCTGGCTGTGGCTATGGAACTGGCTACGGCTGTGGGCATGGCTGTGGTTATGGAACTGGCTCTGGCTCTGGATATGGCTCTGGCTCTGGCTACTGTGGCTACCAGCCATTTTGCTTTAGAAGATGCTATTCTTCCTGCTAA